The DNA sequence TAGGCTGGATAGGCAGGAGGCCAGCTTTTGGTTCCTAGCAAACCTTGTTTATGGTCTTCCAAAAACTCGCTCAAAACAGCATCTATTCTCTCTTCTGTAAGGCTGTTAGCATCACTGAGTACCTCTTTAGCCCATCCGTTTGGAAAATTCTGAAGCAACAGGAAAGATGGCAGAgtttaaatttgattaaaaaaacagaaaaattgcATCAGCATATAACTAAATACATTAAAACATTTTTCGGAAAACAATTCTACAACTAAAACATTCCCAGAGTTCTCGTTTAGTCTGGGATTCAGTTAATGTTCTAATGCAATCGCAGAGCTCCATTATACTTAATTAAGCAAAGAAAACGACGACTAATTGTTTGTACATTTCAAGAAGCCCCATTTATGAAATAACTAGAGATAAACAGATTAAGGATAAAGAATTCTCCGTATCTTTTGTAAGGCAGATAAGTTaactaaattattttgtttaaattacACTAACAACTAAGCGGAAATTTAATTCTGTTAGGAGAATGCAAAAACAGAAGCATAGTTCTGAAGTTGCTCATACCATTAGCTTAGCAGCAGCAGAAGAAACATTAATGATTCTAGGCGAATCAGATAGCTGGAGGAGGGGCAAAAGCGCGGCAGTCACGCTTTTGGGACCATAATAGTTTGTTTTAAGGCATTCTTCTGCTAACTCATAGCTTGGTGTTGTCAATATTTCACTCCAATTGATTTCATCAGGCTTCTGCATCCAAAATCATTGCTCTCGTCAATTATGATGGCATAAAAGTCTAAAATCACCTTTCTATGATgtgatatatatacatatatataacctCACCTTACCAATTACAGCTGATCTAAAGCTTTCAGGGTTTACTATGCTTCCATTCATTCCTGCATTGTTTACCTACGCAGTCGAAAAGTTCCAACTTTTTCATCTTTGTTATGCGTATTTCAACATAAAAAAGGATTATAAGTTTATAATATGTGTCATCAGTATCAAATCAGACATATTGCAATATTATCTCTACTGTCTGAGGAATACAAcccaactcaaaacaaaaagattTACCAAGATATCGAGTTTTCCGAATTgggttttgacaaaatctgcaaGGGAAACGATGCTAGCAGAATCTGTtacatcaagctgatgaaaGACCACCTGGTCGGAGACGCCAAgctctttcaatttttcaacaGCTTCAAGACCCCTCTTTTCATCTCTAGCAGTTAACACCACCATGATCCCATTTGAAGCCAACTGCTTAACTGTGCCAAATCCAACCCCTTTGTTTGCCCCGGTCACAATTGCATACCTGACCAAAATACAAAAGAAGCCaacaaaaagaagggaaaataaGAAATGGGTTTCTTTTATGTGATCAAAAGATGCATAAGAACTAAAACACTACTACCTCTTTGTTGCTTCTGCCATTGTTGCCCTGAGCTTATTTTGCCGGGTGGATACAATGAGGGGACTATAATGCCAGGGGTTTCGGTTTCAAATCATCCGTTTCTAAAAGCTAAACTCATGGGACTCACGTGGGTGCGAAATCAAGACAAATATACGTGGTTTCAGAATGGCGGCTGTATGTGGGATTATGTGGCGGAGAATGTGAGGAAGTATGTGCTGCATTGGCCAAGTGGCCAAAAACCACTTTGGCTagtcaaagaaaaataaacaaagataaaaaagtcaaaagaaaaataaacaaagataaaaaagtcaaaagaaaaataaacaacgATAGAAAGGACTGTTAACCGAAGTGTTTCATCAACTCCATGATTTGAGGAGTTTGTTTAACCGAAGTTAATCTGCAGTTTCATCAACTCCATGATTTGAggagtttgtttagtttgaaaGTGTTATCTGATTACCACTCCTTGTTTGTAGGAGATAGGGTTTAgattttctgttttgtatttttgaatttcaaatccccttgtaattagggttttcaaaccctATGTAATCATGAACAGCTTATAAATACAAAGCATCCCATAGTTAAATGGGTATGCAAACAAGTGACAAACCTGTGTTCTTAAGTTTTATATGGTCTCTAGAGCCTTTTTTGTCTAACGACAAAGATCCTAACCTGTTATTCTTTCCATCATCGCTTCCATGGCTGAAAACAATGTCCCTGCTATCAACCCTAACTCGCAAACCACCACCTTTCAACCCTTTTCCATTGTCGTCAATATCAAACTTGATAAAACCAACTACCCACTGTGGTTGGCTCAAATTCTCCCTATTTTAAAAAGCCGGGACTTCATGGGGTATGTTGATGGCACCTTGGTGTGTCCCCCAAAACATGTTGCTGGTTTGACAACCGTGAATCCTGCGTACACAATGTGGGTGCAACAGGATCAAATGATCCTCAGCTGGATTAATGGATCTCTGACTGCATCTGTCTTGTCTGTGGTGGCAAGCAAAAGAACTGCTCGAGCTACTTGGGAAGCTCTGGAGCAAAGGTATGCATCCACATCCCAAAATCGTATTTTGTTTCTCAAAAATGAATTGTTGCAGACCAAAAAAGGTGATCTATCTGTGGCGGATTACCTTGATCGCATGAATGCGATTGCTGACAATCTTGCTCTTGCTGGGCAACCTGTGAGTGATGACGAACTGGTCCAGATTGTGTTGAATAATCTTGGACCAGCGTATGAGATGACTGTGAACGCTGCACAAGCTCGTGACAACCCTATCACTTATCCTGCCCTTGAATCATTGTTGCTGACAATAGAAATGAGACTGATGGAACATAATGTCCCGTTGGTTGAAGGAGCCACTGTTAATGCCTTCGTGGCTTCTCGAGGACGTGGGGGTGGTCGTTCTCGTGGTGGTGGACGCGGGAACTACTCAAACCGTGGTGGTGCTCAACGAGGTCCCAATCCTCGCCATTACAATGCTTTGCAGAATAACCAAGGTACTGGCGAAAGGTTTGTTTCTTGTGGTTATAGAATTGTCAAATATGTGGCAAACCAGGTCATCCTGCGTTGGATTGCTACCAACGCATGAACACTACTTTTGAAGGATGCATTCCGGCCAAACGACTCTCGGCAATGACTTCTTCACCTATTACTCTTAACAAACAGCAGAATGGTTCTTGGCTCCTCGACACAGGAGCCAATGCACACATTACTCCTGACATTCAGAATTTGGCCAATCCCAAAGAGTATCACGGGAATGAAGGAGTAGGAGGTGTAGGTAATCACACGGGTATCTCAATTGCACATTATGGATCAAGTCAACTTAATACTAAATCTTGCTCATTTGTTTTACGTGACATTCTTCATTGCCCAACTGCCTCCACTAATATCCTTTCTGCTCATCAGTTTACCCTAGATAATGATTGTTACTTACTCATTTTTCCCCATGTTTTCCTTGTTAAGGAC is a window from the Pyrus communis chromosome 16, drPyrComm1.1, whole genome shotgun sequence genome containing:
- the LOC137720831 gene encoding (+)-neomenthol dehydrogenase-like isoform X1, whose translation is MAEATKRYAIVTGANKGVGFGTVKQLASNGIMVVLTARDEKRGLEAVEKLKELGVSDQVVFHQLDVTDSASIVSLADFVKTQFGKLDILVNNAGMNGSIVNPESFRSAVIGKKPDEINWSEILTTPSYELAEECLKTNYYGPKSVTAALLPLLQLSDSPRIINVSSAAAKLMNFPNGWAKEVLSDANSLTEERIDAVLSEFLEDHKQGLLGTKSWPPAYPAYAVSKAALNAYTRILANKYPNIYINCVCPGFVKTDMTFNAGFLTIDEGAENVAWLALLPSGSPTGLYFIKKEITPY
- the LOC137720831 gene encoding (+)-neomenthol dehydrogenase-like isoform X2, with product MAEATKRYAIVTGANKGVGFGTVKQLASNGIMVVLTARDEKRGLEAVEKLKELGVSDQVVFHQLDVTDSASIVSLADFVKTQFGKLDILVNNAGMNGSIVNPESFRSAVIGKPDEINWSEILTTPSYELAEECLKTNYYGPKSVTAALLPLLQLSDSPRIINVSSAAAKLMNFPNGWAKEVLSDANSLTEERIDAVLSEFLEDHKQGLLGTKSWPPAYPAYAVSKAALNAYTRILANKYPNIYINCVCPGFVKTDMTFNAGFLTIDEGAENVAWLALLPSGSPTGLYFIKKEITPY